A window from Plasmodium cynomolgi strain B DNA, chromosome 7, whole genome shotgun sequence encodes these proteins:
- a CDS encoding hypothetical protein (putative): MGIAAGTINNIGIPSRKNKNVESGKWDNQEEAKNLIVWELDLSCNYFIHLSIDNLLCVLIQNEIISEESVLKVHNLKTINIRKNFLILFPYWGKHKLENLLHLCLSHNEICELAPMDGSPTPAEMETHQACSVNVEKDPLFVAETKGEHPGEEGVLNWQAPNLTHLYLQNNKITSLHFVKYLLNGHKNISHINISFNRIKSLSDFPFLANLKQFDLSFNTQLSCLRGGNEVERKRVDNLLSAYDNEEEGEQNGHERSNFFNIPARGDKKLSHHNLFVTL, encoded by the coding sequence ATGGGTATAGCAGCAGGTACCATTAACAACATAGGGATACCTTCccgaaagaacaaaaacgtTGAGTCGGGAAAATGGGATAACCaggaagaggcaaaaaatcTAATTGTGTGGGAATTGGATCTGTCCTGCAATTACTTTATACACCTCTCCATTGACAACCTTTTGTGTGTTCTTATCcagaatgaaataattaGCGAGGAGAGTGTTTTAAAGGTGcacaatttaaaaacaataaacatacgaaaaaactttttaattctttttccctACTGGGGAAAACACAAATTGGAGAATCTCCTTCATTTGTGTTTATCGCACAATGAGATTTGTGAACTGGCGCCCATGGATGGTTCGCCTACACCTGCTGAAATGGAGACACATCAAGCATGCTCAGTTAACGTGGAGAAAGATCCTCTCTTTGTAGCCGAGACGAAGGGAGAACACCCTGGTGAAGAAGGGGTACTGAATTGGCAAGCACCCAATTTGACTCACCTTTATTTAcaaaacaataaaattacgtctctccattttgttaagtACTTACTCAATGggcacaaaaatatttcccaCATAAATATCAGTTTTAATAGAATAAAGTCGTTAAGTgactttccctttttggcaaATTTGAAACAGTTCGATTTATCCTTTAACACGCAGTTGTCATGTCTCCGTGGTGGAAACGAAGTTGAGCGCAAAAGGGTGGATAACCTTCTCAGTGCGTATGATAACGAAGAGGAAGGTGAACAGAACGGCCA